In the Hordeum vulgare subsp. vulgare chromosome 7H, MorexV3_pseudomolecules_assembly, whole genome shotgun sequence genome, one interval contains:
- the LOC123409454 gene encoding F-box protein At5g07610-like has translation MAAVGLADDLLVEILSRVPARSLCRFKCVSKDWLGLIEHPEHRKKLPQTLAGFFCTRSGNGELPLETQVRFASVLGKSCPPIDTSFAFLPSHRRLDLLDCCNGLLLCRWYDVSAHGDEFRYIVCNPATEQWVSLPRRRRVSKVGIVRLGFDPAVSSHFYVFVLLKNVEFNYYLGGVEVYSSETGRWDHKEERWGDSMELVTPQPADVFFNGCLHLHAYGRWSSCCLALVDTKGETWASLGIPGHLYGGFIQLSQGRLHGANFEKDRHDDVVRLVVYVLEEYANNAWILKHSVETPYLLGGANVVDSDRYK, from the exons ATGGCGGCCGTGGGGCTCGCCGACGACCTGCTCGTCGAGATCCTCTCGCGCGTCCCCGCAAGGTCGTTGTGCCGCTTCAAGTGCGTCTCCAAGGATTGGCTCGGCCTCATCGAACACCCCGAGCACCGCAAGAAGCTTCCTCAAACCCTAGCCGGCTTCTTCTGCACTAGGAGCGGCAATGGGGAGTTGCCTCTGGAAACACAAGTCCGCTTCGCCAGTGTCTTGGGGAAAAGCTGCCCTCCCATCGACACCTCTTTCGCCTTCCTGCCCAGCCACCGACGCTTGGATCTACTGGACTGCTGCAACGGCCTCCTCCTCTGCCGCTGGTACGACGTTTCCGCTCATGGTGATGAGTTTCGTTACATCGTGTGCAATCCTGCCACGGAGCAGTGGGTTTCGTTACCCCGTCGCAGGCGTGTTAGCAAGGTGGGCATAGTGCGCCTGGGTTTCGATCCGGCCGTTTCTTCCCACTTCTATGTGTTTGTGTTGCTAAAGAATGTGGAATTTAACTACTACCTTGGCGGAGTGGAGGTGTATTCGTCAGAAACCGGGAGATGGGATCATAAGGAAGAGAGATGGGGCGACAGTATGGAGCTTGTTACTCCTCAGCCGGCTGATGTCTTTTTCAACGGCTGCTTGCATTTGCACGCCTATGGCAGATGGTCATCTTGTTGTCTAGCCTTGGTCGACACGAAGGGGGAAACATGGGCGAGTCTTGGTATCCCTGGTCATCTGTATGGTGGTTTTATTCAGCTGTCACAGGGCCGCCTGCATGGTGCCAATTTTGAGAAAGATCGCCATGATGATGTGGTTCGACTAGTTGTTTATGTTCTCGAGGAGTACGCCAATAATGCATGGATATTGAAGCATAGTGTTGAAACTCCATACTTACTCGGAGGGGCAAATGTTGTTGATTCCGATCG GTACAAGTGA